From the genome of Luteibacter rhizovicinus DSM 16549:
GCGACGATATCTCGGCGCTGCTCCCGGACCGTCGCGGCACGCGTGACTTCGCCCACGAACATCACACGAAGGCTCCCGAAGGCGCGACCACCGGCGGCGTGCTCGGCCTCGGCGTGGGTGCGGGCCTGGGCTGGCTCGCCGGTATCGGCGCACTGGCCATTCCCGGCGTCGGCCCGTTCATCGCGGCAGGCCCGATCATGGCCGCCCTCGGTGGCGCCGCGGTCGGCACGGCAACGGGCGGCATCATCGGTGCGCTCGTCGGCATGGGCATCCCCGAGTTCGAAGCCAAGCGTTACGACGCGAAGGTCCGTGAAGGCAGCATCCTGATCTCGGTACATACCGAAAGCAGCCACCAGCGCGATGTCGCCAAGGATGTCTTCAAGCGCAACAACGCCGACGACATCTCCAGCGGCTCGGAAGCCAGCGTCCCGTCCTGATCGTGCCACCTGTGGGAGCCGATTGATCCTGTGGGAGTCGATTCATCCTGTGGGAGCCGATTCATCGGCGATTGGGTGCTAGCGACACCCTTGCCCGCTGCCGCGGGATCGCCGATGAATCGGCTCCCACAAGACCCTCCGACGTAGCTACAGCGTTGCGCCGAACAAGGCCTTTGCCTTCGCCAAGGCCTCCGCATGCGTCTGTGCCTGTGACACCGTCACGTCCGCACAGATCGGCACGGTCGCCTTTGCGGCACCCGTACACGTACTCAGAAAATCGTAATGCCCCACGCCAGGCAGCCGAGTGATCGTCGCGCCGGCAATGGCCTTTACCGCGATATCGGCATTCGTCACCGGCTCCGCGACCTTGTCGTTGTCGCCGACAACGATCGCCGTGGGCACATGGATCCGCACGAAGCTGTCCGGTGCGATGGCCTGTACGAGCGCAGGCGCCAGGGTAAAGACGGCCTTCACCGCCGGGATCGAATGATCGTCGGCCGCGTGCGCGATCTGCGCCTTGATTGCCGGATCGTCGTAGGCCTTGTGAAACAACGCGGGCCCGCTGATGTCGGGCGCTTCCTTTTGCGGCTTGCACACACCATCGTCGGGATGGCTGTCGCAGAACGCTTTCAGATGCGGAATGTCGGCGCGTGCACCCGCCAACAGAAAGGCCGTGAATCCACCGGCCGAGAACCCAGCCACGCCCAGCCGCGTGGGATCGATGTGGGCCGCGATGACCCCGTCCTTCCTAACGGCGGCGAACGCTGCCTTGAGGTCTTCAGCTCGCTCCCACCACATCGCCGCACCGGCCGCCGTCATCGGCCCCATGCCGTTGTTGCCCGGATGATTCACGCTGACGACGACATAACCCGCACGCGCCAGTTCCGTGCCGAACCAGCTCATCATGCGCGCCGTGCCACCGAAGCCATGCGATAGCAGCACCACCGGATGACGTCCCGGCGCGAAGGCCGCGTCCTGTGCGGCGTGACCGGCGATAAACAGCGGATGGCCCGGCGAGCCCATGTCCAGCGGTTCTTCCTTCGCCCCCTCGACGGCCGGGTACCAGACCGTGATGGCGAGCGAGTTGGAGTGCGAGGCGTCGCGCATGGCAGCGGTCGGTGTCGTCGTGCTGCGGTGCATCTCGCCCACGGTGGTCGCCGAGGCGACACCGAGGGCCGAGGTGAGTGCCAGCGCCAGGCAGGCGCGGGTAAGGATCGACATGGTGTTTCCCCTCTCTTGGTGACGGATGGGATGCTCAGGGCGCCAGTGGTACCCAGATCTCGACGCCACCCATGCCAGTCCGGGGGTCGAAGTCGGCATC
Proteins encoded in this window:
- a CDS encoding alpha/beta hydrolase family protein: MSILTRACLALALTSALGVASATTVGEMHRSTTTPTAAMRDASHSNSLAITVWYPAVEGAKEEPLDMGSPGHPLFIAGHAAQDAAFAPGRHPVVLLSHGFGGTARMMSWFGTELARAGYVVVSVNHPGNNGMGPMTAAGAAMWWERAEDLKAAFAAVRKDGVIAAHIDPTRLGVAGFSAGGFTAFLLAGARADIPHLKAFCDSHPDDGVCKPQKEAPDISGPALFHKAYDDPAIKAQIAHAADDHSIPAVKAVFTLAPALVQAIAPDSFVRIHVPTAIVVGDNDKVAEPVTNADIAVKAIAGATITRLPGVGHYDFLSTCTGAAKATVPICADVTVSQAQTHAEALAKAKALFGATL